tctcatcattatttgcttagactcttaaaggtgacctatctctttgtggaacaaaagcagtcttcgtgtgattctttctagtgctcctacggtgtttcttggctcccttattctttttaaagccttaatggctcgaatatcctgataggttaaagctccattcatacttaactgaaaacataaatactaaaaatcgttagctatacatataagcaaaataaccataacttaaatacttacttggcggtcagattccgagattttgagtgtgtgtatcgaggagaacttcatgcgaaggaaccgttgctctgataccaactgtaatgacccaactcctctagacttttggaccattaacgaaaactatgcatactaatccttaataaaacttacaagtgaaaataccataactttattaagaaacttgtaaaaaaaaaaaaataagggttaaacttacataaaatctcaagtaggatatgggatcccattgttttaaaaacaaaacaaaacataatttaaaataaaaagggattacataataagtgcggaaaaatacatgtaaaaaccataaaaaacaaaactacatcctcgaatcgtaacgctcggctcttgaatccattcgacctcaatacacattctccaagcttccaagaacctttcccgccactaagactattttcctgcacatataaacaaaaaggaatgagcctaatgcccagcaaggaaaatctaacacatagttcatatacaaaaatttcataagaaacataaaaacataacataacacttatatcatacacatactataatagccattattacttgggctcccatagactaaacaagtcatatatgcccattagattagtggggtcctgctagctaagcaggtcatatgcccataatccatttggggcttgttagtcatatgggtcatatgcccaagcctacaaacatacataagataacataacatatttcataacataaaaacataagataacatataaaaagcatataacatataaattctatcctattttccttaccaaagttaccgggatatgaggacagagttgggactttggaacactcctaaaaaccatttatgaaagggtgagtctattgaagaaaaagagatgaaggaactatacttttaaaatatactttccaaaaccttttgctcaagaacttagatttcctaaccaaaataagaataaggttagaatgagtagaagactatgagaacttttaaggaaaaagtacagaaacaaactagagtttgggataccttgaagacttataagaccgatctataccttgaaccgaaatgctataaaatcttacttcccaagtgttttgataagcttatgatgatcaagcttatgattcccaacccaagtgtttacactctcacactcacctagcaacttgcagcctctgaacttagagtaaaagatgaataaatggctgggtactaggtcctatttatagagtttaggaatgaagagatattcatttaacttgaataaaaataatggctttttaagtgaaaataatttgaattatcgttcagcagaggctgaagactcgttcaaaaagatgctggacttatctagaggttgaagggttgaatggaaaacgatttcaaaaagtttcaaaatgtactgagaggggcgatatatcgccccctgtaggcgatatatcgcctgggccagtatgcccgaggcagtcgtgtatcgtttcgggtttttcgtatcttcgtgcagcgatatatcaccccctatagctgcgatatatcggcatacgctgattatttaaacatgaaattacacatttttagcttaatttgaattgagtaaacaaccttgactaagcccttaaacgttttcaaagctgctgactgaccttagagcattcaaactttacccttaataaatttaatcctcaaaatacttaatcattaatcacccatacataacatgtgcttaaaatcctgttggttcttatctaaaccttatagtatactaaatattatcctcaatatcagtcatattaatcaaaccttaggttaaaattaatattcttaaactataggttaaacttagaaaatctacaagtactactatgagtgtccaaataaatcccggcctgaaccaaaaatccacagtcataaagataatactataattactataatactaccatctaactagctaagtaaagttcttggactctacagaaatAAACCTCAGGCgccaaatgaatttttttttttagtttcatCTCTCTCAgccaaattttaatccctaaatctaaGTTACCCAAACCATTTCTCttagcctccatctctcactctcgtctcgCCTCAACTcatctctcactctcgtctcATCCCATCtctctctgcctcacgaagtcaTGCTCCAGAGTTCTTTCTCTGCCTCACGAATTCACGCTCCAGAGTTctttctctgcctcacgaagtcacgcctTCCAGAGATCTATCTCTGCCTCACGCCCACTATCTTAGGTTCTATTCTCTCCTCGGCTTACATCTTTTTTAAGGAGCGATACCATATGATTCATCCCTGATAATACAAATTGTTTGCTGAATGTTGTAGTTGATTTGCTTACTTTTGCtcctctccttttctttttcatagCTATAGTTGATTTGATAAAAACCCATCTTTGATAGAAACTAGATTGATATGCAATTTTACAATATTTTAAGTCAAGAGAAACAGTTGAAGATTTAAGAAAGAAAAGCTTTTTCTTTGATATTATTAACTAGTCTTTATCGTGCTTACCATTATATCCCATTATCCATTTTGGAACCaaagtattatttatttatttttttaaaaaaacaaagcaTTTATTGTAAGTAATTATTGATCAATAGGCTTATTAATCCTTTTGGTTGTagatatgtacatatatattgtATGTGTGTGTCTGAAGATTCCGCGTGTCACCTTGTCCCATCAATTGGAACAAAGTTGACTCGATTTGGATATGTATAGGAGTGATTATAATGAATCTAAACTAATGCTTGATTAGCTGTAATGGAGAATAGttaaggagaagaaaagaaaagataactATATTATAAGATGTTGTTATGTTCAATAGTTTAGCTTTAAACCAAAGTATTTTAAAAATTCTCATATACTTAGCCTTAAAAAATCAGCATCTTTTCAATTAGTTAACTACCCTCTTCAGGAATATGATATAACCACTTTAATCTCtagcttatgatgataatgatgatggaAATAAAATAAAGAGCAAATAAACAAACTGGGGTTTAGGTGTAAAGTACAATTTAGTGGGGTCGTTTTGTTTTTAACATGGAATGATAATATAGCATCATAGATAACCAAGAACACCTACACATCTTATCATAAAATGAATTTTATTCATAACTATATACATGAGAAaaggaaagggaaaaaaaattGGTCATAAACTTGAAATAGCTAAACTATAAAGGGCTGAGCtgaacagcaacaacaacaaaaggCAGCTATAAATGTTCATTGGGCCTTACTGTTGGGCTTGGTAGTTGCTATCATGCCCATGCTTGCTATTATATAACCATCTTTCTGTTATATTCAGTGGGAAGGGAATTTTCTTTTCCGTAATTATTGGTTACATGGTTTCTTTTGTCAATACTCAATCTGCTTTTCTTCATTTGCAGCAGGATGTAGAAGGAGGTCAACAACCATCTAATTTGTTGTTTTGTATTATGTGCTATAAGGGTAAATATATGATATCTTTTCTGATATATTGGTTGGTAACTAGACTTATAATTGGTTCCAATGTGTGAGGTCAAGTGATATTTATTGCTTCTGCTAGATTCCGTACATGGTTGAATTAGCATGTTTTGCTGATTATGTATTGAAAAGAAGATGCTATCTTATAAGCATTTGGTTGCATACATATATGTAAATTGACACCTTGACAGTTTGTACCATGTTTCTGCATGATGTTAGTTTGGCTTCCCTTTATATGATTGTATTTCTTACTACAATTTGAAACATATGAAGAACCTATGTTATTAAACCTCTCCCATACAATTCCCAATGTCTGAAGTTATTGTAGAGAAATCTAGATCAGTGAAGAAGATAAAGACAGAAGAATATGAGAAAAACTAAAAACCATATCTACTGAAATTGAAAGTAAGACCTGAACTTTTTCCACACAAGTAAAGTATAAACATAACCTTGATGGATTTTTCATATTTGATCTCTAAGACAACTAGCATAATGTGAAAATTTGTTTTTCCTACTTGACTAGGCATCTACTAATTTGGTTCTAATATAATATGGCACACTCATGAAACGAAGCTAACAAATAGTTGAGTCAAGTCCATAAAACTTGTTTTTACATtagttaaattataattaattaaggtAAGTGATGTTTTAATTTTCAAAGCCAATTCTAGGttccaaataaataaaaacttgtGCTTGTTTTACCAATTTGCTCACACATTACAGCTAGCAACTAAATTTTCTTGCCAtatttggtttttattttttgaagTCTTGTATATCATTTTCAGTGCCTAGTCTAGTTTTCACAACTTTAATTAATTACAAGCATTTTTtgtcataaaaatataaaaagttaTGCAAATTTGAATCAAACTACACAAATCTAAACCATGCATTtcgttatataattaattatcatgCCATCATACCTGAAATCTACTCAATAATGGTGCCGCAGAGTATAATCTAGTCGCCATATCTGATATATCAAAAGAATACTATATATACAAACATGTACATGCTTTGTTGTCTATGGTATGAGGTTTTAGTAGCACAAGaatgttgatatttttttaatcaatgatcatttgagattgttcatgtaatttttattttgatcttataagcatgttgttctttcaatatgagataattgtgacatgactttttgatttattgggttctctacacaagtttctaaatttctttaactctttcaaaAATTCATAAAAGAAGACAAGCAACTTTAGGGAACTGAGGCATTTATAAATGGATCTCATATTTTCATCTCAGCTAGGTTTGGTTCATTTggctattttttcactttcaaggtattcattattgTAGAGAAAATTCTCAAGATAGAACAAACTTTCATGGATTTATCATTTCCCTTATTTGTATTGATaataaatctgatttttttcatccttttaaattggaatacaaacaatttttggttttttgttctttctatgtgtgttgtgtccgcttttctttttattattggtTTTACTTCAAACTGTTGCATTATTGTTGGCCTTTGCTATTAGTTTTTCTGCTGCTTTTGCTGCCTCTTGTTGTTGTATTTAAgagttttgttgttctttttattttgtgagctctagtttccaaggactctatagtgggtttggatagtttcttggttgtaagagttgtaattttttttttaataatgactCCTAATTAAAGGTCGAATGATGATGATAGTctattaattggtatgtaattttgctttcattttagtggcttcattggatttcaaattggagggaactttatttgcagcagtttgcaagaggtatgttctcttttattttttataaaatattttgcaaatgttagatgagtttgaatatcatagatattcatccatagtgaagtaggttctgagattattattattgtgtgatgcggtgataacggaaggttgagaacttgtgtgtattagtgaagtaggttctaagaaatttgtgtgctgcggcgagataaggaagaaaacttgtgtgttgtttgaatattttgaattgataatgattgatggttggttaataaatatggttggaatgttttctgattttctgttagttatttgatgcatatctaataaacttcaaaaaccatagaaatttgaaagtagaatccaaacccatgtggggaaatgtattagaataattatataaatagcTTCTTGCAATTCAAAAACTTGGGTAATAAAATGTAAAACATTTTTTAGTGCAAGGCCAGTACATAAAATTTTTtagtttgaatatatacatcaaaAACCAAATACAAAAGAAAGAGTAACATCCCATTAACAAAAGTACTATTTATGAGAAAATTCTCTGGATATTTTcctatttaaaatttatatattaagtGCAAGTCTTGTAGAATACCAAAAAAAGTAGTTCTAGCATATGAAAAACAAATGCATacattgaaaataaagaaaagaactaaagaagttaacatgtttctttttattttttttatggaaagtaaagaaaagaactaAAGAAATTAACATGTtccttttactttttattttatccCATTGATTCATACAAAGTTTAGTTTctatttaaaaatgaataaataaccTTAAAACTAACAAACTGCACAAAAAATCTTGGGTTCCCAAAGCTCCTTGAAAAAAAACTTCCCAGGTATGAAAGCATTTAAGACTaaatgcatcataataaccatgcgaAACCCAAACTTATCACAAAAGTTCCTGATTACTATAAGATGTGCATACACAGGAAAAGGGAAATTGTTAGCTGATTATCTAAGTGTTGACCTCAAATTCTGTTCTTTCCTGCTTTAACATATCCTCAATACCCGAAAATTCTTTTATAGAACCTTGAAGATCCAAAGACAAGCCTTCAAATTGGGATTTAACTTCCTTTAATGAGTTTGAAACCTCTGTAAATAGTAGTATCCCTTTTGTATACACCTATAAAAGATTAGAGGATCAACTTAATGAGTGAAGGAACAAAATAGTTCAGTAGTTGATGAAAAATATGTTAAAAGCATcataacaaacaaacaaaaaaatattacaagAAAAAATTTACATTCTCAATTTCATCCCTAAGAACATCATGCTTAAGTGAATGGCTGAGCTGCAACTTCTGAGGTGGCATAGCCACAGTATAAGTGGCAACTGGGGAATTCCTTAATAGTTCAACCATGGGACCTAACCTGTGACATGTTAAACTTATTTGATAAGGGCACTAAAACGGAAACCAATTGAAAGCACGAATGAAAGTGTAGAACAAGTAATCTGTAACAAAATTGCAGAATATGATTAATTGTATAATAATTTACTCTTTTCGTGAGATATCTCATAGGAGAAATTGAtgcataatttttttctttttttttttaaatattaatcatATACTATTCTGGTGCTAATCTCCCAAATTCTACATATTGTAAATACATGGTCCATCACTGGGAATTTTTTATAATCAGTTTACAAAGCTAAAACTTAGTTATAAAGTTGAATGATAATATGTTGATGTTAGTAATGCATCAAATGAAGCATCCTTACGACGATAATGCACAACATGGAATAAAATGCAAATAAGATGTCAAATTTATATAGTACCTAACAAAATATTGCATCAAAAACTCTATTAATTTGTCATTATCCCCCTTTCCCTGGAAGTGCTTCTCCTTTCAATTTCAATATTTGCCAGGTACGGACACCTTACAATGTTCTTATCAGTATCTGCCTGTAATTTTTGTACAAAAGCTAGTGCCTTTGATATTCGAGAGTCAAACTGCAAATTCAATTTGCAAAAGAGAAATTGTATCAATTATTGCACCAAGTCAACACtttaaaataaatgaaaacaGAAATGGTAAATGACATTTGGATTTAAATACACGCTGCTTCATCTTCCAAATGTAAAATCTTGTAATCAACAGATTTTGATGGATGAATTGGATCAATCAAGGCTTGATTGCGCCAGTAGCTGTCATCCTCCAGCAAACAGCCTAGATAATGTATGAAACACTCCCAATCGTCGGGGCTAAACAAAATTATAGCTGAACAGATAAAAGGTTACATGTAAGTAAAGTCAATAAAAAACACGCATTAATAAGGAAATTGAATAATGTTGAGCTCCAGGCCAAAACAGAAAATATGTGTTACACTAAATCGAAGTATAACATCTTATATATGTTTATTTcagttttttcttttctcttggaTAAGTATATCTTCTATGGTTAAATAACAGTGACAACAATCATTGAGCACTACCATAACAAATCAAAGTCAAGTACAGCACAGTACCATACTAGTATACTATCATCAGCATATTATTCAAAGAACAGAAGGGTGGGTGGGTGGgggagggagggagggagggGAGGGGAGCTAAAGTGCTGAATAAcaaatagaaatatatatataatatatagaaaaataaaaCCTAAAAGCAATGCCATAAATACTCTCGAAATTAGCATAATGTGTAAACGCCTAGGCAATGAAATAGCCAGCAAAGAACTGCCATCAATTGCCAATGAATAATACTAACATATTCTTCTGCtgtaaagtttttatttttttactaccATACCTTAGCTCTAAGATTTTCTGAAAAATATTAGCAGCAGCACTGTAATCACCCGCCCTAGCAAGTAGCCTTCCCTGTCAACTTGAAGTCAAAGTTCACAAGTTGGTAAGGATAGCAAATAAGGTTGTTGAGTATCATATACCAGGCTAGCACAAATAAGTTAAATTTTGAAGTGAAAATAATGTAGCAGAGCAGATAAAGGAAGACAGAGGAGAAGTGAGAGAAAGAGACAAGTTAGAGAGAGAATCCGAATAAGTCTGATTATTCTTGAAACAAGTCTTGCAATGTTATTGTTAGGTCTTTACACAATCTTAACTCTGAAACTATCCTAATAATACAAAGATAAAACTCTTAATCCTAAAAACATGAAAGATTTAATGTAATATGCTTCATAAGATGTAATGTAATAACCAATATTCACAAGTTCATGAGTAGGTGACAAGCCAAAAACATCAAACAGTGCAAATAAATCTTCTAAAGTACATGTATACGTAGTTTATCAACTTCAATCATTAACAGAGATCCTAAATTCCCAGTGAGAATTTCCAAAGCATCCACATACTTTGCTTGTTGCTCCAATATAGAAATGTATACCATCAGAGCTGCACTAATTCAAGGTTTTAGCATATAATCAATTGacaatagaacaaaaaaattcCTGGTCAAGGATACCTTCAGGCTCATGCAAGCTCACTCTCCAGCCCAAGCTCCATCAAAACCCATAGCTAAAGCCCCAGCAAAAGCTCAAACCTTAACACAATTCTTACTGTTAGTAGCAAGGTGGTCAATGTTAATTAGCCTTCAATGAAATCCtcttattcaaatatatatatatatatataaatataaatatatatttatatcaaatatatatataatatttctttgagatgaggattggaaatgccagaattatctcaagtttagcaataagactaaataaacaacttaaattcatttctgaactcaaaatcaagtaattttaaaaataaaatcatatagtatattttggttgataaagttttgtatttaccattacatagacttatcaaaaaatttctttttgttggttagaacaggacaactaagttggtgatcatgttggataaaaattggctacgcttcaataggtaataagaattagggatttaattagtgctagcttagtaaaattagtaacttactgtatttgttactaatatattataaatatgaacttGTCTTTGAATTGTAGAGCCTCGGATGAGTATAGAGAAGGCGCTAAGAATTTTGTAGAAATGTCAGAAAAGCTGGGTGGTTATCCAGAAAAGTTATTGTGTCCATGCAAAGTTTGTCGAAACTTAAGTCACCAATGTATTAACATTTTGTATGAACACTTAGTCATTTATGGGATTGATCCAACATACAAAAtctggtttcatcatggggaagaattATCAAGAGATGATGATGTAGAGACAATGGAAACCTTTGATTCTTACAACTTGTTTAGGGCTACAAATATTGATGGTTGCGATTTTGAAAGTCATCTAGAAGGTCATGATGACACTTTTATGGAAAAAATAGAAGATGCAGACACTCCATTATATCCACAATGCACTAAATATACTAAGTTATCGTCAATTGTTGCATTGTATAAGCTTAAAACTACCAATGGATGGTGTAACAAAAGTTTTGATGAATTGTTAAGACTTTTGAATGATATGCTTCCTTTAGATAATATGATCCCCAAGTCTATGTACGAGGTTCGAAAATTTCTTCGATTATTTGACTTAGGATATGAAAAGATTCATGCGTGTGTTAATGATTGTTGTTTGTttagaaaagataaagaaaacttgCAAGAATGTCCAACATGTGGAACTTCACGTTGGATGTCAGATAAGCTGACTAAAAAGGTTCGACATGGTGTCCCAGCAAAATTTTTAAGGTACTTTCCTATAATCCCTAGGTTGTAACGGATGTTCATGTCTAAAAGAATTTCGAAGGAATTAAgatggcatcacaacaataaaagTTGCGATGGAAAAATGCGTCACCCAGTGGATTCAGCAGCATGGGAGCTAGTCAATGATAAATGGCTATCATTTTCAAATGAAGAGAGAAAATTAGACTTGGCCTTTCCACAGATGGATTTAACCCATTTAGTAATTTAAGTTCTATGTATAGTGTTTGTCCTGTATTGTTGGTCATGTACAacttacccccatggttgtgcatgaaacaggagaatattttattatcaatgttaattccaggacctaaacaacctgggaatgatattgatatatactTAGAACCCCTCGTAGAGGACTTGAAATTATTATGGAATGAGGGTGTTGATGCTCATGATGCATTGGACAATACAAATTTCAAGTTGCGGGTTATTTTCATGTGGACAATCCAAGATTTTCCAGCATACAAGAACCTTGCTGGTTGTAAAAATAAGGGATGTTTCAGTTGTCCCCTATGTGGTTATGGTACTCATTCAGAGTGGCTAAAACATAGTGGGAAGTTTTCATATCGAGGTCATCGGAAATTTCTTAAAGAAGACCATCCATTTCGGAGTAAAAGAAGTTGGTTTGATGGAGAAGAAGAGCATGGAAATCTGCCAAGAATCATGAATGGGACTACAATTGCTGAACACTTTAAAGattttgtgaatgtttggggaaaatccacttcaaagaaaaggaaacaaaatgattcaaaagaaatgtggaaAAAGCGATCCATATTTTTTCAGTTACCTTATTGGAAGGTTAGCACATTCTTACTACTCTAAAAATTTTGTGTAAATTATTGTTTTCGGAGGAATTTCATTAGTTATTTCTTTCGCAATTTTTTTAGGAATTGTATGTTCATCACAATTTGGATgtgatgcacatagagaaaaatgtttgtgaaagcatgTGTAATACATTGCTAGATGTTGCTGAAAAAAGTAAAGATGGACTAAAAGCTCGCTTGGATTTGCAACATATGGGTATTAGGAGTGCATTACACCCACAAGAGAAGGGGACTAGAACCTATCTTCCTGCAGCTTTACATACACTATCAAAGCTTGAGaaagaattattttgtaaaaggATGTTCTCATTGAAAGTACCTGATGGATATAGCTCAAATATTCGAAATTGTGTTTCAATGTAACAATGCAAGCTCATGGGCCTTAAGTCACATGATTGCCACAttttgatgcaacaattactacCGGTGGCTATAAAAGGATTGATACCATTGGGTCCAAGAGATGCTATAATAAGATTATGCACGTTCTTTAATCAAATATGTCAACGTGTTCTTGATAGAGAAATCATAATGGCATTAGAAAATGATGTTATTGAAACTTTATGCTTACTAGAGAGattctttccaccatcattttttgatGTCATGATTCACTTAGTGGTTCATATCGGACGAGAAGCACGACTATGTGGACTAgtccaatttcgatggatgtatccatttgagaggtgaatcactaagacttaattgttttgtttattctTGTTAGTTTACGTGAACATTCTATTAATGATGAGAAAGTGATTAATAGACACATGAAGTTATTGAAAGATTATGTCAGAAATCGAGCAAGGCCTGAAGGTTGTATTGCAGAGTGTTATCTTGTAGATGAGTGTGTGAGCTTTTGTAATGAATTCACTGACCATTCAATTGAACTAAACATAAAAGAAGGTCGAAATGAAGAGTGATCAAATGATGTGATACTTGAAAGTCATCCAATTTCTAGGAGGAAAGAAATTATATTGACAGATGAGTTGTTAGAAATTGCACATCGATACATTCTGTTAAATACATCTGTTGTGGAGCCTTTTCTAGAGTAAGTGTCTGatattatcaattattattttttatattaaaaatgtagtaatactaactcattggtcctataaattaggattcacctagaggagttgaaaaaaacaaacaaaatatatgagagaAATAGTGGATTACTTTGGAAGAAACATATACAAACTTTTTCAACATGGATGAAGGAAAAGGTAAATTAATGCAAACTAACTGGTTCATATCAGTTGTTTTAAATATCATTAAGAAAATTAACAATGTCATACTATTATTTGTATAGGTTCctattgtaacgtcctacgtttttgggtacctttaaacgacttgggtcgggatttttcccccgggttaagaatattattttaaataatattatattttgtttgtaagtattccatgagttattgctagccaaaatatgaattttgtgattttaaaagtcaagataagactttcggtcctggaccgacacaaaaaccctgatcgggtaaaaatc
The genomic region above belongs to Humulus lupulus chromosome 1, drHumLupu1.1, whole genome shotgun sequence and contains:
- the LOC133823196 gene encoding uncharacterized protein LOC133823196, encoding MSEKLGGYPEKLLCPCKVCRNLSHQCINILYEHLVIYGIDPTYKIWFHHGEELSRDDDVETMETFDSYNLFRATNIDGCDFESHLEGHDDTFMEKIEDADTPLYPQCTKYTKLSSIVALYKLKTTNGWCNKSFDELLRLLNDMLPLDNMIPKSMYEVRKFLRLFDLGYEKIHACVNDCCLFRKDKENLQECPTCGTSRWMSDKLTKKVRHGVPAKFLSCPLCGYGTHSEWLKHSGKFSYRGHRKFLKEDHPFRSKRSWFDGEEEHGNLPRIMNGTTIAEHFKDFVNELYVHHNLDVMHIEKNVCESMCNTLLDVAEKSKDGLKARLDLQHMGIRSALHPQEKGTRTYLPAALHTLSKLEKELFCKRMFSLKVPDGYSSNIRNCVSILREHSINDEKVINRHMKLLKDYVRNRARPEGCIAECYLVDECVSFCNEFTDHSIELNIKEGRNEE